CGCCGCTGTACGGATATTCACGTTGAACATCGATTCTGTGAAATCGAGGTCTTCTCCTTCGAGGATGTCCTTAGCTGTCTCTGAGATGTTGACGATCGTCCCGTTACCGGCTGTTATCCCAAGCCCGAGGAGAAAATAAATAGCAGGATTGTCCATCACCATGGGCGCGAGAGCCCATTCCCCATCCACGTGGCGGCGGAACCACTCCCCCACCACATATGCGAGGAGCTGCTGGCATTCTTCGTGCGGCCGACTAGAGTCTCGAATGCTCTCTACTAACTGCCGAGGAAACTGCGTGCCCAACGTTTGGGCATCGGCATCGCTGGTAGCTGCCAGGTACTCCGTTTCTAGGTAGCTCCTCAGTTTACGTTCAATGTCTTCTAGGTTCGCCGTGATGCGCGCCTCGTAGCGAAATACGGAATTCTCCACGAGAGCCTCTAAAGATCAAAGAACATTGACGGGCTCGGAGGGAAGGCTGCGATCGACGCGAACGAGGCCAAGCTGTCCGAAAGCCCAAAGCCCATCAGGTGTCTCGGCGGGCTCGACGCCTCCCCTAGGAGGTAAGGAACCTCGTCTGTGCGGTGGTACACGCCGCCAAGCTCCCAGCAGCCCAACCGCGGCGATGGAGCATAACGAAACCGGCCAGGCCCCTTAGTGGGGACCTGGCCGGCGGCTAGCGGCTATCCGCGAAAGGCGGCGGACATCCGGTTAGCGTCGTGTCTTAGAGAGCATCCTCGATGCGCTTGCGCTGCGCCTCGAACTCCTCGATGACCACGGACGGGACGCGCTCGCCGAGGAACTTGAGGTACTCGGCGTTGTCGTCGAGGGAGGTGGCCCACTGGGACGGGATGACGGCGAGAGCCTCGGCGACGTCCTCGACCGGAACGTCCAGGCCCTCGAGGTCCATGTCCTCCGGACGGGCGACGTAGCCGATCGGGGTCTCGACGGCCTCAGCCTTGCCCTCGCAGCGGTCGATGACCCACTTGAGGACGCGGGAGTTCTCGCCGAAGCCCGGCCACAGCCAGCGGCCGTCTTCGCCGCGGCGGAACCAGTTGACAAGGAAGATCTTCGGCAGCTTGTCGCCGCCACGCTCGCCCATGTCAACCCAGTTCTGGATGTAGTCGCCGACGTTGTAGCCGATGAACGGCAGCATGGCGAACGGGTCGTGGCGCAGGGCGCCGACCTTGGCCTCGGCGGAGGCGGCGGTCTGGCCGGAGGCCAGGGTGGCGCCGATCATGGTGCCGTGGTTCCAGTCGAAGGCCTCGGAGACGAGCGGGACAGTGTCGGCACGGCGGCCACCGAAGAGGATGGCGTCGACCTTGACACCGCGGTAGTCGTCGTACTCCGGCGCGACGGTCGGGCACTGGGAGATCGGGATGGTGTAGCGGGAGTTCGGGTGGGCGGCCTTCTCGCCGGACTCCGGGGTCCAGTCGTTGCCCTTCCAGTCGATGAGGTGCTCCGGCGCGTCGGTGCCGATGCCCTCCCACCAGACGTCGCCGTCGTCGGTGAGCGCCACGTTGGTGTAGAGGATGTTGCCCGGCTCCATGGACTTCATGGCGATCGGGTTGGAGTCGTAGCTGGTGCCCGGCGCGACGCCGAAGAAGCCGTTCTCCGGGTTGACGGCGTAGAGGCCGTCTTCACGCAGGTGCAGCCAGGCGATGTCGTCGCCCACGACCTCGGCGGTCCAGCCCGGGATGGTCGGGGTGATCATCGCGAGGTTGGTCTTGCCACAGGCAGACGGGAAGGCGCCGGTGATGTGGTAGGACTTGCCCTCCGGGGAGGTCAGCTTGAGGATGAGCATGTGCTCAGCCATCCAGCCCTCTTCCTGCGCCATCTTGGAGGCGATACGCAGGGCGTAGCACTTCTTGGCGAGGATGGCGTTTCCGCCGTAGCCGGAGCCGTAGGACCAGATTTCCTTGGTCTCCGGGAACTGGGTGATGTACTTGGTGTCGTTGC
Above is a genomic segment from Corynebacterium uterequi containing:
- a CDS encoding phosphoenolpyruvate carboxykinase (GTP) encodes the protein MTTEIKGLVGELPTTNQELIDWISEAVELFEPKDVVFVDGSKEEADRLAGQLVEAGTLIKLNEEKRPNSYLARSNPSDVARVESRTFICTTKEEDAGPTNNWHEPESMKKEMLEVYKGSMHGRTMYVVPFCMGPISDPEPKLGVQLTDSAYVVLSMGIMTRMGAEALAKIDETGQFVPCYHSVGAPLEEGDEDVTWPCNDTKYITQFPETKEIWSYGSGYGGNAILAKKCYALRIASKMAQEEGWMAEHMLILKLTSPEGKSYHITGAFPSACGKTNLAMITPTIPGWTAEVVGDDIAWLHLREDGLYAVNPENGFFGVAPGTSYDSNPIAMKSMEPGNILYTNVALTDDGDVWWEGIGTDAPEHLIDWKGNDWTPESGEKAAHPNSRYTIPISQCPTVAPEYDDYRGVKVDAILFGGRRADTVPLVSEAFDWNHGTMIGATLASGQTAASAEAKVGALRHDPFAMLPFIGYNVGDYIQNWVDMGERGGDKLPKIFLVNWFRRGEDGRWLWPGFGENSRVLKWVIDRCEGKAEAVETPIGYVARPEDMDLEGLDVPVEDVAEALAVIPSQWATSLDDNAEYLKFLGERVPSVVIEEFEAQRKRIEDAL